In the genome of Paraburkholderia caribensis, the window TCCGACGCAGGCAGCGGATACGGCGGCGTGCATCTGCCGCGCGTCGGCGAAGAAGTTCTGATCGATTACATCGACGGAGATTGCGACAGGCCGATCGTGGTCGGCCGCGTCTATAACAGTGCAAACGCGCCACATTGGCATTCGAATGGGTTGCTATCGGGCTATCGGTCGAAGGAGTTCGCCGGCAGCGGCTACAACCAGATGGTAATGGACGACGCGACCGGACAGAACCGCGTACAACTCTATAGCAGCAGCGCAAACAGCTATCTGCATCTGGGTTATCTGATTGCACACAACGGCAACGCGCGCGGTGCGTATCTGGGAAGCGGGTTCGATCTTGGTACAGACAGCTACGGCGCGGTGCGGGCGGCGAAAGGCCTGTATGTGACGACGTACGCCAAGCAAGCCGACAGCCAGCAGATGGAAGTCAACGAGCCGCGCCAGCAACTCGCAAATGCGCAAGGGGTGATCGATGCGATGTCGTCCGCAAGTCAGACGCATCAGGCGGAAAACCTCAAGGACGGCTACGACGCGCTGAAGTCGTTCACGGATGCCACACAGAAACGGGTGACGGGTGCGTCGTCGAACGGAGCGACGGCGGGTGGTGGAACCGGAAGCGCGAACGCCTTCGCGGAGTCGGCCATGCTGTTTGCAAGTCCGGCGGGGATCGGACTGTCGACCCAACAGTCGGTGCATGTGTCGGCGGATCGGCAGATCAATCTCGTCAGCGGGCAAAGCACGCATATCGCGACGGGCGGGTCGCTGGTGGCGAGCATTGCGCAGAAGATTAGCCTGTTCGCGCAGAACGCGGGCGTGAAACTCTTTGCCGGCAAGGGCAAAGTGCAAGTGCAGGCCCATTCGGACAACGTCGAACTGACTGCGCAAAAAAGCGTGAAGCTGTTGTCGGCGACGCAGAACATCGAGGCCGCCGCGCAGCAGGAGATTCTGCTCACATCGGGCGGCGCCTATATCCGCATCAAGGACGGCAACATCCAGATTCACGCGCCCGGTACGATCGATATCAAGGGTAGCACGCATCAGTTCAGCGGCCCCACGCAGCAGTCGTATCCGTTGCAGTCCATGCCATTACCGGCCGACATGCAGCGCTACAGCAACAAGGTCGACATGTCGGGGCTTGACGCGATCGCCCAGCAGGACGGCGTGAGCCATGCTTGGGGCAATACGCCGTACTACGTCACCAATGCTGCCGGCACGGTGCTCACGAGCGGCGTGACCGACAGCGTTGGACAAGGGTCGCGCTTCTTCACGCGTGAATCCGAGGATGTGCATGTCTGGATGGAAAAGGACGAATGGCTGAGCAGCGAGGAAATCGAGGCTGAGTCCGGCGCGCCCGATACAGCTCCTGCTCCCGCTGCGCCGGATTGCTCGTATCTCGACGGGTTCAAAGGGCGCATCGACGCGCCGCAAGATTTCTATACGAAGAAGAACGCCGTCACGCTCGATTCGGGCAAGGAAACGAAGTTCAAGTTTCCGGGCGGCGGTCAACAGGATGCGACTCAATATCACGCGATGGTCAACGACCATCCGCTCGACATCTTCGTGCCGAAAAGCGGCGCACCGACGGGTGCAGCGCTGCCGGACCAGCAGTCGATCGCGAAGGCATTGGAAACCGTTCCCTCGCAGCAACTCGAACAGTTGAGCCGTGTGTCGATCAACCCCGCGCCGAACCCACAGGACGCCGTGTGGCAGAAGATCTACAACAAGCCCGACTTTTACTCGGCGGCAACGGCGAGTGTTTCTCAGGGCGTGGCGTTTTATCCATGGAAAGACTGGAAGACGATTCCGCAGCAATATGTCGACAGTACGATGACGCATGAAACGGGGCATTTGTGGAGCGAAACGCTGTGGAAGGATGCCGCATCCAGGCAGAGCTATCTGGATGCAATCGCCAAAGACGGCAAACCGCCGTCGGCCTACGGCGCGAACAATCCGACAGAAGACTTTGCCGAGTCTGCCAATATGTACTGGTCAAGCAAGGGCACGCCTTGCGAGCAGGAAGGACGAAAACGCTATCCGGCCCGTTATGACTACTTCGACAAAATTGCTAAATAAACTTTGCCGACAATCGGCAGTCCTCGCCTCGTACGCATTGCTCGTGTGCGGTTGTGCAGGCACATTGGGAGCCAACAGCATGTCCAGTTCCATTCCCCCAGGCGCGCAAGATCCGCACAACCCGCATCCGGGTTCGATCAACATAAAGTATGCGTGGAACGGCTCGACGGAAACAGTGAAAGCCGCCGACTTGCCGGATGCCTTCACGTTCCGCTGCAGCGACGCCAAGGGCAATCCCAGTGAACGGGACAATGCCGCGTGGTGTATTCCCGTCGTGGAGATCGAAACGGTGTCGGTCGATAAGACCGGACGACCTGTCGCGCCCAAAGACGCGTATTCGATTACGAGTTCGGTGTATGGTCCCGGCCATACGTTTCTGGAACACGTCACGTCGGGTCCTGCGGCGGGCAAGTGAGCACGAGTGAAGATGATGCATTTCCAAGGCAATCGACATGACGGATGATTCTTCTATCTACACGGTTCAGCCTGGCGACACCTTGAGCGTTATCGCCGGCAAGAGGGGCGTGCCGTGGAAAGACATCGCGCGTGCCAACGAAATCGGCGACCCGCGTTCGCTACAGGTCGGACAGCAACTGCGCATTCCGAAGAGAGCCGGCAAGATCACCACGAACACGCTCGACGCCGAGCACAACCCGCTGCCGAATGCGTCGTACCGTATTCGCAGCGGCGACAAGCTCGTGTCGGGCAAGACATCGAAGTCGGGGCAGCTGGAAGCGTTCTGGCCGGACTTCGAAGGACAGACTGTCGAGATCTTTTTTCAGAAGCTCAATGGCGAGTGGAAGAAGGTGTATGAAACAGTCGCGGAAGAGACCAACAAGCTGGTCACGCTGGTCAGCCCTCGGCTGAAGATTTCCATGCAGACGCAGCCGCATCCCCAGAACGGCGAAGCGCGGAGCAAGCCGCCGCAGCCGGCTCCAAAGGCGCCGCCTGCCGGCGATCAGACCGATTCGTCATTCGCACCGGGCAAAGGCGTCAAGACGACGCAGACGGCCGACGCGGCAGGCGCGGCCGCCGTGAAGGTCACGAGCGATGACGCATCGCTCGATGAGTTTCTCGACAAGTACACGGGCGACCCGATCACCGAGAAAGATTTCGAGGATGCCGCCAAGGAGATCGGCTGCAAGGTCAACGTGATCAAGGCCGTTCACCAGACGGAAGTGGGCGGCGGCAGCTTCACGACTGTCGATGGCAGAACGGTGCCGAAGATTCTTTACGAGCGGCACTATTTCTACAAGCTGTCGGGCGGAAAGTATTGGGACACCAATCCGGATCTGTCCTGGCCCACGGGCTATTACCGTCTGAAGACGAAGTACATCAAGAAGACGATGCAGCTCAAAGGCGAAGACGGCCAGACGCGCGACGTCGATGTCTGGGTACGCTACAACGCGAAAAAGGACAAGGATCACGCGAAGGATGCCGAAACCGCGCAGGAACTGATCGACGATGGCGTGTTGACGAAAGAGCGCGATACGTATGGTTCGCTGAGCTACCGGCGTTTGCGCAAGGCGTTCAAGCTCGATGCGTCCGCTGCATTGCAGGCGTGTTCCTGGGGCGCGTTCCAGATCATGGGCTCGAACTACAAGACCTTGGGCTATGCCACCGTGCAGGAGATGGTGAAGGATATGTCGAGGTCGGAGCGTCCGCATCTGAAGGGCTTCGTCAACTTCGTCAAGGCGGACCCGGCGCTCGTGAAAGCCGCGAAGAACGAAGACTTTGCTGCATTTGCGTCCCGCTACAATGGTCCGACGTACAAAGAGAACGACTACGACACGAAGATGAAGAATAACTTCGATGCGTTCGAGAAAGCCGACGCCGCGAAGAAGAGTCAAAAGGACAAAGTAAAGTGATCAGAGATTTACGCTTGGGATGGGTAGTGGCCACGAGCATGTTGATGCCCAACTGGGCGAATGCGGACGAACTGCATTCCGGCGTGTATGAATTGCGCACGGTTCCCGGTACGCAACTGGATTACCGCAAGGTGTATCTCGTCGTGGAAAAAGGCGAGGTGCAAGGGTTTTTCGATAATCCGTTTACGGCGCCGGCGGCCAACAATCCCGATCGCGATCCGACTTGCCGCTTTCTGCTCAAGAGCAGCGATACCAAAGGCAACACGATTACCTTCTCCACGTATTTCGCCGACGAGAAGGGCGGCAAGATCAGTCTTTCTCCGGGCAGCCAGCAATCGTGGGCGGTGAAAGTCGACGGCGATCTGCCGAATTGCGAAGTGCCGACCATCGAAAGCGGCGATTCACTGACCTTCAAGTCGGAGCGGAACTGGATCGGCTTTGCGATGATCGCGAGCAAGCGCGCGCCGTTGTTCTCGGCATCGCAAGATAGCGCACGCACGAAGGGCTATCTGGTGAAGAACGATGTCGTCGCGGTGCTGGCGCGCATTGGAGACTGGGTGCAGGTCGACTACTTCGCGCGCGGCAACGACCTGGTGCGTTGGGTCAAGCGAAGCGACCTGCAGGGCGGGTGAAACCGTCGCGGGGTACAGGTTCGCTCGCGACGGCGCGCAATGACCGCCCCATGAACAGTGACGGCTCGACCGTCAGCAATGGGGCACTATGTAAACCTCTGCATAGGGGGCGGTTTGGTGCGGTCGCCGTCGGTCCGGGAACGACGAAGGCGACGAATGCGTAGAGTCGGCCACTCTTTCGGACAATCGACGTTCGCGCTACATTGTCAACAATCGAGCCGTTGCCGCGTTCGGTCGGCGGTTCCGATCAGCCGGCCGCTTCCAACGTGCCTACGGCAACGTACGAATGAAAATCGACGAACTGAACTGGACGGCTCCGTGGCATTCGCTTTCCAAGGAAGGAGAAGTTGTAGGACTGCGACGTCAGTTAATAGGGAAGTGACTGGTCGCCATCCCCTTTGTGGTCAGGTAGCCACCGTCATTGGTCGACGCATTGACAACGATGACGTCCTCGTGGCTCTTTCTGATGGTTCGTACGTGAATGTGCACCTCACATGGAGTCTGTCAGACGCGGGCCCATTTTTCGGATAGATATCCAGCATGGTTTGCATATGAGTCGCTAGCGGATGCAATGCCGGTCAGCTTCACGCCAGCTGTTTAGGAGGTGGGGCGCAGATTTGTTTGTCTTATTTCGTCAGCGCAGGTCTGATTGTCCCGGAGCTGGTTTCGTTTGTCTCTCACCAAAAAGCAAAAGCAAAAGCAAAAGCAAAAAACCAAACCCCCCCACACCTATCAGAAAACCTGATCCCTCCGATCCAAATTACGCGTTTTTCTTACGTCAAAGAATCCTGCATAGTACCTCCACCACGAATCCACGCGAAGCGACACCTCCCATGAACATGCGAACCGATCCCGCATTGCTCGCCAACCCGCAACTGAGCTTTGCGACCGTCGCATCGGGAATCTGCATCCCCTACATCGAACGCGGCACGGGCGAGCCCGTCATATTCGTGCACGGT includes:
- a CDS encoding type VI secretion system Vgr family protein, giving the protein MGAQDVIAAITGRLAQGDRLLKLDTPIGSDVLVPQRVVGKSRIGRQFEFAVDAISTFSSIELKKLIAQPVTLWIQQSDQTYAPHNGYVHTARRLGSDGALTTYQISFASWMHFLKFRRDQRIWQDVSADQIISDVFNAHPQAQGWFRFALSKPLPARSYCRQNEFDWNFVHRLLETEGLYGFWQQADDGKSHTLVITDSLSTLDAMSPQAVSFYRAGTKSETDALTQWSSTRTLQSTLLTTRTFDYKSPSSPYNAKGTSTPTLPTHGALPAQAEVYEYTGAYTYGQQDRGDTLSRIRMEEWESRAKRFHGVGGVRHIGAGKRFTLSGHPDHDRDAADQLEFAVIESVWTIENNLPVAGDAPVFPHSLQRTVSAVRASHESERSFELASADGSNGFYRVDIEAQRTSVPYRSPFEHLKPDVQMESAIVVGPQNEEIYTDDLNRIRVRFIWDRLNSGDERASCWVRVAQSDAGSGYGGVHLPRVGEEVLIDYIDGDCDRPIVVGRVYNSANAPHWHSNGLLSGYRSKEFAGSGYNQMVMDDATGQNRVQLYSSSANSYLHLGYLIAHNGNARGAYLGSGFDLGTDSYGAVRAAKGLYVTTYAKQADSQQMEVNEPRQQLANAQGVIDAMSSASQTHQAENLKDGYDALKSFTDATQKRVTGASSNGATAGGGTGSANAFAESAMLFASPAGIGLSTQQSVHVSADRQINLVSGQSTHIATGGSLVASIAQKISLFAQNAGVKLFAGKGKVQVQAHSDNVELTAQKSVKLLSATQNIEAAAQQEILLTSGGAYIRIKDGNIQIHAPGTIDIKGSTHQFSGPTQQSYPLQSMPLPADMQRYSNKVDMSGLDAIAQQDGVSHAWGNTPYYVTNAAGTVLTSGVTDSVGQGSRFFTRESEDVHVWMEKDEWLSSEEIEAESGAPDTAPAPAAPDCSYLDGFKGRIDAPQDFYTKKNAVTLDSGKETKFKFPGGGQQDATQYHAMVNDHPLDIFVPKSGAPTGAALPDQQSIAKALETVPSQQLEQLSRVSINPAPNPQDAVWQKIYNKPDFYSAATASVSQGVAFYPWKDWKTIPQQYVDSTMTHETGHLWSETLWKDAASRQSYLDAIAKDGKPPSAYGANNPTEDFAESANMYWSSKGTPCEQEGRKRYPARYDYFDKIAK
- a CDS encoding LysM peptidoglycan-binding domain-containing protein produces the protein MTDDSSIYTVQPGDTLSVIAGKRGVPWKDIARANEIGDPRSLQVGQQLRIPKRAGKITTNTLDAEHNPLPNASYRIRSGDKLVSGKTSKSGQLEAFWPDFEGQTVEIFFQKLNGEWKKVYETVAEETNKLVTLVSPRLKISMQTQPHPQNGEARSKPPQPAPKAPPAGDQTDSSFAPGKGVKTTQTADAAGAAAVKVTSDDASLDEFLDKYTGDPITEKDFEDAAKEIGCKVNVIKAVHQTEVGGGSFTTVDGRTVPKILYERHYFYKLSGGKYWDTNPDLSWPTGYYRLKTKYIKKTMQLKGEDGQTRDVDVWVRYNAKKDKDHAKDAETAQELIDDGVLTKERDTYGSLSYRRLRKAFKLDASAALQACSWGAFQIMGSNYKTLGYATVQEMVKDMSRSERPHLKGFVNFVKADPALVKAAKNEDFAAFASRYNGPTYKENDYDTKMKNNFDAFEKADAAKKSQKDKVK